A window from Lactiplantibacillus pentosus encodes these proteins:
- a CDS encoding oxidoreductase, translating to MSQPRVILITGASSGIGKATALKLQAQGNIVYGAARRIEKMTDLAAAGVHVLKVDVTDEATLIAAVKTIQVEQGRIDVLINNAGYGSYGALEDVPVTEGEYQFKVNVFGVMRLTQLVLPLMRAQHRGRIINVSSIGGKIYQPLSAWYMGTKHAIEGMSDSLRMEVAPFGIDVVIIEPGGIKTEWAGIAEKKLLAVSGETAYRDQAIKVGAMLSLFDQFASNPGVIAKLMVRAVNDVKPKTRYHAGMGASLSLTGRRWLSDRQFDRMMTSAVNGAAKLSKVTRRKDRRAGSRHYQHGNSTNETN from the coding sequence ATGAGTCAACCACGGGTTATCTTAATTACAGGGGCGTCTTCAGGGATCGGTAAGGCCACCGCATTAAAGTTACAAGCACAGGGCAACATTGTGTACGGTGCGGCCCGGCGAATCGAGAAAATGACGGATTTAGCCGCTGCCGGCGTGCACGTTTTAAAAGTCGATGTGACGGATGAAGCCACGTTGATTGCGGCTGTCAAAACGATTCAAGTCGAACAGGGCCGCATTGATGTGCTGATCAATAATGCCGGTTATGGGTCATACGGCGCGTTGGAAGACGTGCCGGTCACAGAAGGTGAGTACCAGTTCAAGGTGAACGTCTTTGGTGTGATGCGCTTAACCCAACTCGTCTTGCCATTAATGCGTGCGCAACACCGTGGCCGCATCATCAACGTCTCTTCGATTGGCGGTAAGATCTACCAGCCGCTGAGTGCATGGTACATGGGAACTAAGCATGCCATCGAAGGGATGAGCGACTCATTGCGGATGGAAGTCGCACCATTCGGGATTGACGTGGTCATCATTGAACCGGGTGGCATTAAGACTGAGTGGGCCGGCATCGCCGAAAAGAAACTGTTGGCGGTATCTGGTGAGACGGCTTATCGCGACCAGGCCATCAAGGTCGGTGCGATGCTCTCGTTGTTCGACCAGTTCGCCTCTAATCCAGGAGTGATTGCGAAACTGATGGTGCGTGCGGTCAATGATGTCAAACCTAAGACGCGGTATCACGCTGGAATGGGTGCTAGTTTGTCATTAACCGGCCGCCGCTGGTTGAGTGATCGCCAGTTTGATCGCATGATGACTTCGGCCGTCAACGGGGCGGCCAAGTTATCCAAAGTGACACGCCGCAAAGACCGGCGCGCAGGTAGCCGTCATTATCAACATGGCAATTCAACGAACGAAACCAATTAA